One segment of Geomonas ferrireducens DNA contains the following:
- a CDS encoding radical SAM/SPASM domain-containing protein, whose product MAEEFVPKWIAWETTQRCNLKCVHCRCSSEMTSSEGDFTTEEGKKLLKEIADFSKPVVVLSGGEPLMRPDIFELAEYGTSLGLRMCMATNGSLVTDEVCEKMKKADIKMVSLSLDGSTAAVHDDFRQCPGAFEGVMKAAELFRKHGQKFLVNSSFTKRNQTDIANTFKVAKSIGATAWYMFMIVPTGRGEEIMSELISKEDYEEILDWHYHQEKNEDDILMRPTCAPHYYRIVPQKAKAEGEKFERRSLTFSTGGGKGCIAAQTICLIDCFGNLKPCSYFHRTAGNVKETPFKELWENSEIFKELRDFKAYKGKCGECEYLNVCGGCRARADAVYGDYMEEEPFCNYVPIKVQRKEQK is encoded by the coding sequence ATGGCCGAAGAGTTCGTACCGAAATGGATCGCCTGGGAGACCACCCAGCGCTGCAACCTCAAATGCGTGCACTGCCGCTGTTCGTCCGAGATGACCTCGTCGGAAGGTGACTTCACCACCGAGGAAGGAAAGAAGCTCCTCAAGGAAATCGCCGATTTCTCCAAGCCGGTTGTGGTTCTCTCCGGCGGCGAACCGCTCATGAGGCCGGACATCTTTGAACTCGCCGAGTACGGCACCTCGCTCGGCCTCAGGATGTGCATGGCGACCAACGGCTCCCTCGTGACCGACGAGGTGTGCGAGAAGATGAAGAAGGCGGACATCAAGATGGTGTCGCTCTCCCTGGACGGCTCCACCGCCGCCGTGCACGACGACTTCCGCCAGTGCCCGGGCGCCTTCGAAGGCGTGATGAAGGCCGCCGAACTCTTCAGAAAGCACGGCCAGAAGTTCCTGGTCAACTCCTCCTTCACCAAGCGCAACCAGACCGACATCGCCAACACCTTCAAGGTCGCCAAGTCCATCGGCGCCACCGCCTGGTACATGTTCATGATCGTCCCGACCGGTCGCGGCGAGGAGATCATGAGCGAGCTGATCTCCAAGGAAGACTACGAGGAGATCCTCGACTGGCACTACCACCAGGAGAAAAACGAGGACGACATCCTCATGCGCCCGACCTGCGCACCGCACTACTACCGCATCGTGCCGCAGAAGGCCAAGGCGGAGGGGGAGAAGTTCGAGCGCCGCTCCCTCACCTTCTCCACCGGCGGCGGCAAAGGGTGCATCGCGGCCCAGACCATCTGCCTCATCGACTGCTTCGGCAACCTGAAGCCCTGCTCCTACTTCCACAGGACCGCGGGGAACGTGAAGGAGACCCCGTTCAAGGAGCTCTGGGAAAACTCGGAGATCTTCAAGGAACTGCGCGACTTCAAAGCCTACAAGGGTAAGTGCGGCGAGTGCGAGTACCTGAACGTCTGCGGTGGCTGCCGCGCCCGCGCCGATGCGGTGTACGGCGACTACATGGAAGAGGAGCCGTTCTGCAACTACGTGCCGATCAAGGTGCAGAGGAAAGAGCAGAAATAA
- the hemE gene encoding uroporphyrinogen decarboxylase, producing MNTRFLDACWGKPVDIVPVWLMRQAGRYLPDYMRVRSKCTFLELCKTPELAAEVTIQPVDILGVDAAILFSDILTPIEPMGMELDFTPGPVFTKPIRTMADVEALKIPKMETDVPYVLDAVKLLRKELAAKVPLIGFGGAPFTLACYMVEGKGSKDFAALKKMMYAEPEIYAALMDKITTMDMEYLNAQIKAGAQAIQIFDTWGGMLSPADYERYVLPYTQRLINGLNRTNVPVIHFVKGAGTMLEIVKEAGGDVMGLDWHVNLGKARDILGDMAVQGNLDPTVLFAPKEIIEREVKRVLDENAGRPGLIFNLGHGILPTVPPENAIFMVDCVHRLSQK from the coding sequence ATGAATACTCGATTTTTAGACGCATGTTGGGGTAAGCCGGTCGACATCGTACCGGTATGGCTTATGCGTCAGGCCGGCCGTTACCTCCCCGATTACATGCGCGTCCGCTCCAAATGCACCTTCCTGGAACTCTGCAAGACGCCGGAACTCGCCGCTGAAGTCACCATCCAGCCGGTGGACATCCTGGGCGTCGATGCCGCGATCCTCTTCTCCGACATCCTCACCCCGATCGAGCCGATGGGCATGGAGCTCGACTTCACCCCCGGCCCGGTCTTCACCAAACCGATCCGCACCATGGCCGACGTGGAGGCGCTCAAGATCCCGAAGATGGAGACCGACGTCCCCTACGTGCTCGACGCCGTCAAACTCCTCCGGAAAGAGCTCGCCGCCAAGGTACCGCTGATCGGCTTCGGCGGCGCCCCCTTCACCCTCGCCTGCTACATGGTCGAAGGCAAGGGGTCCAAGGACTTCGCCGCACTCAAGAAGATGATGTACGCCGAGCCCGAGATCTACGCGGCGCTCATGGACAAGATCACCACCATGGACATGGAGTACCTGAACGCCCAGATCAAGGCCGGCGCGCAGGCGATCCAGATCTTCGACACCTGGGGCGGCATGCTCTCCCCCGCCGACTACGAGCGCTACGTCCTCCCGTACACCCAGCGCCTCATCAACGGCCTGAACCGCACCAACGTTCCGGTGATCCACTTCGTGAAGGGCGCAGGCACCATGCTCGAGATCGTGAAAGAAGCAGGCGGCGACGTCATGGGCCTCGACTGGCACGTGAACCTCGGCAAGGCCCGCGACATCCTGGGCGACATGGCGGTACAGGGTAACCTCGATCCGACCGTGCTCTTCGCACCGAAAGAGATCATCGAGCGCGAGGTGAAGCGCGTGCTCGACGAGAACGCCGGCAGGCCCGGTCTCATCTTCAACCTGGGGCACGGCATCCTCCCCACGGTACCACCGGAAAACGCGATCTTCATGGTCGACTGCGTGCACAGGCTGTCGCAGAAATAA
- a CDS encoding OmpP1/FadL family transporter: MAKKAVLAAAALLLSISSPEAWATNGDTLIGVAPASRAMGGAGVAAPQDAISAIFANPAAVCMGPYCPGTEVVFASTIYNPSVKATVTMGPQVVSAKSDMRPFIIPAVGMVTPISDRFRFGLGMFGITGMGVDYRNKGIDLNPGSPGAEGDIYTQLQILKFAPNVAFLVTPNFSIGTSLHLLYGSLDLGEGTSHNYGIGEQLGAIYRMGPCSIGASYTTAEKLSHERVSDFGGTEQKTLEMESPRTASAGIAWHATDNLLLEADAKWLNWSDADGYREFDWKDQWVYALGMQYKDPDGLTMRLGYNYGKNPVRLHKNFDLMGTTQIQGNTVSNAGYEYLRIIGFPAIAEHHFSFGVGYQFTGSFEAHLGGMCALSNSVSESDASGTYTFSSKVRETSYDIGLIWHFM; this comes from the coding sequence ATGGCAAAGAAGGCGGTACTTGCGGCAGCAGCACTGTTACTTTCTATCTCCTCACCCGAAGCATGGGCAACCAACGGCGATACCCTGATCGGCGTGGCGCCTGCGTCGCGCGCCATGGGAGGGGCCGGCGTCGCCGCCCCACAAGACGCCATAAGCGCCATCTTCGCCAATCCCGCCGCGGTCTGCATGGGGCCCTACTGCCCCGGCACCGAGGTGGTCTTCGCCTCGACGATCTACAACCCCTCGGTGAAGGCCACCGTGACCATGGGGCCCCAGGTCGTCAGCGCGAAGAGCGACATGAGGCCGTTCATCATCCCCGCCGTCGGTATGGTCACTCCGATCAGCGACCGGTTCCGCTTCGGTCTCGGCATGTTCGGGATCACCGGTATGGGGGTCGACTACCGGAACAAAGGGATCGACCTCAACCCCGGCTCACCCGGTGCCGAAGGCGACATCTACACGCAGCTCCAGATCCTCAAGTTCGCCCCTAACGTCGCCTTCCTGGTCACCCCCAACTTCTCGATAGGGACTTCGCTGCACCTTTTGTACGGCTCGCTTGACCTGGGCGAAGGTACCTCGCACAACTACGGCATCGGCGAGCAACTTGGCGCCATTTACCGCATGGGTCCCTGTTCGATCGGGGCCAGCTACACAACGGCGGAGAAACTTTCGCACGAGAGGGTTTCCGACTTCGGCGGGACAGAGCAAAAAACGCTGGAGATGGAGTCGCCGCGCACCGCTTCGGCGGGGATCGCCTGGCACGCAACGGATAACCTCCTCCTCGAGGCTGACGCCAAGTGGCTCAACTGGAGCGATGCCGACGGTTATCGGGAATTTGACTGGAAGGACCAGTGGGTCTACGCGCTGGGGATGCAGTACAAGGACCCGGATGGGCTCACCATGCGCCTTGGCTACAACTACGGCAAGAACCCGGTGCGGCTGCACAAGAACTTCGACCTGATGGGGACGACGCAGATTCAGGGGAACACGGTCTCAAACGCGGGGTACGAATATCTGCGCATCATAGGCTTCCCGGCAATAGCCGAACATCACTTCTCCTTCGGGGTCGGCTACCAGTTCACCGGCTCGTTCGAAGCACATCTCGGTGGGATGTGCGCGCTCAGCAACAGCGTGAGCGAGAGCGATGCGAGCGGCACCTACACCTTCTCCTCCAAGGTACGGGAAACCTCGTACGACATCGGACTCATATGGCATTTCATGTAG
- the corA gene encoding magnesium/cobalt transporter CorA, translated as MLRLFKIENGLITEMEFEREDLPNQILKADWIDAHEPDDEERDLLELLLHTDIPEYDEVDEIEISARCFVDSAGIHVHPLFLSQSEGRHMTLTVACILQTNHLITIREGDLADFRLLRMRARRGHVECRSAAELLVILLDQKVENHADTLEDIHRQLEGVSHMVLEDEEAELEDAIDKLARLEDSNGKIRLCLMDTQRDISFLLRHLRDRTDQAETLREIARDVETLMSHTTFLFDKINFLMDSTQGFINIEQNQIIKIFSIAAVVFLPPTLVASIYGMNFDYMPELKMGLGYPWALALMILSGIAPYWYFKRKGWL; from the coding sequence ATGCTGAGGCTTTTCAAGATAGAAAACGGACTCATCACAGAGATGGAGTTCGAGCGGGAGGACCTCCCCAACCAGATCCTAAAGGCCGACTGGATCGACGCCCACGAACCGGACGACGAAGAGAGGGATCTGCTGGAGCTCCTCCTGCACACCGACATCCCCGAGTACGACGAGGTCGACGAGATCGAGATCTCCGCCCGATGCTTCGTCGATTCCGCCGGGATCCACGTCCACCCGCTCTTCCTCTCCCAGAGCGAGGGGCGTCACATGACGCTTACCGTCGCCTGCATTCTGCAGACGAACCACCTGATCACCATCCGCGAGGGAGACTTAGCCGATTTCCGCCTGCTGCGCATGCGCGCCCGCCGCGGCCACGTCGAGTGCCGTTCCGCTGCGGAACTTCTCGTCATCCTGCTGGATCAAAAGGTAGAGAACCACGCAGACACCCTGGAGGACATCCACCGCCAGCTCGAGGGGGTGAGCCACATGGTGCTCGAAGACGAGGAGGCGGAGCTGGAGGACGCCATCGACAAGCTGGCGCGGCTCGAGGACAGCAACGGGAAGATCCGCCTCTGCCTCATGGATACCCAGCGCGACATATCCTTTTTGTTGCGCCACTTGAGGGATCGGACCGACCAGGCCGAAACGCTCAGGGAGATCGCACGAGACGTCGAGACCCTCATGTCGCACACCACCTTCCTGTTCGACAAGATCAACTTCCTGATGGACTCAACCCAGGGCTTCATCAACATCGAGCAGAACCAGATCATTAAGATCTTTTCCATTGCGGCGGTGGTCTTCCTCCCCCCTACCCTTGTCGCCAGCATCTACGGCATGAACTTCGACTACATGCCCGAGCTGAAGATGGGACTCGGCTACCCTTGGGCCCTGGCCCTGATGATCCTGTCGGGCATCGCACCTTACTGGTATTTCAAGCGGAAGGGGTGGCTGTAA